One window of Nocardia nova SH22a genomic DNA carries:
- the rfbD gene encoding dTDP-4-dehydrorhamnose reductase, which translates to MSPVSQSRIVITGAGGQLGRALVARAPEAVALGRADLDITDGDAVAAAVRPGDVVLNCAAYTAVDAAESDRGAALAVNATGPAILAARCRETGARLVHISTDYVFDGTADRPYESADPTGPASVYGSTKLAGEHAVLQADPRATIVRTAWVYTGDRGDFVATMRRLEAERDTISVVDDQIGSPTYAPDLAAGLLELVARQAYPGIVHAAGAGAVSRFELARAVFAGLGADPERVRPCGTADFPSPARRPAYSALSNRSWIAAGLTPLREWREALTDALLAVAPR; encoded by the coding sequence GTGAGCCCCGTTTCTCAGTCCCGGATCGTGATCACCGGCGCCGGTGGACAGCTCGGCCGCGCCCTCGTGGCCCGTGCGCCGGAAGCGGTCGCCCTGGGCCGTGCCGATCTCGACATCACCGACGGGGACGCGGTCGCGGCGGCCGTGCGGCCGGGCGATGTGGTCCTCAACTGCGCCGCCTACACCGCGGTCGACGCCGCCGAGTCCGATCGTGGTGCGGCGCTGGCCGTCAATGCGACCGGTCCCGCGATCCTGGCGGCCCGCTGCCGGGAGACCGGGGCGCGGCTGGTGCACATCTCCACCGACTACGTCTTCGACGGCACCGCCGACCGGCCCTACGAATCGGCCGATCCGACCGGGCCCGCCAGCGTCTACGGCAGTACCAAACTGGCCGGTGAACACGCCGTACTACAGGCGGATCCGCGGGCCACGATCGTGCGGACCGCGTGGGTGTACACCGGTGACCGAGGCGATTTCGTGGCCACCATGCGCAGGCTCGAGGCCGAACGCGACACGATCTCGGTGGTCGACGATCAGATCGGATCACCCACCTACGCGCCCGATCTCGCCGCGGGACTGCTGGAACTCGTTGCCCGGCAAGCATATCCGGGCATCGTGCACGCCGCCGGCGCGGGCGCGGTGAGCCGGTTCGAGCTGGCGCGCGCGGTCTTCGCCGGACTCGGCGCCGATCCGGAGCGGGTGCGACCGTGCGGCACCGCCGATTTCCCGAGTCCCGCACGGCGCCCGGCCTATTCGGCGCTGTCGAACCGGTCCTGGATCGCGGCCGGGCTGACTCCGCTGCGTGAGTGGCGGGAGGCGCTCACCGACGCTCTCCTCGCGGTCGCACCTCGATAG
- a CDS encoding sugar phosphate nucleotidyltransferase, whose protein sequence is MDTATDAVILVGGQGTRLRPLTLSAPKPMLPVAGLPFLHHLLARIADAGITHVVLGTSFKAEVFEEHFGDGADLGLELEYVTETEPLGTGGGIRNVLPKLRADNVMVFNGDVLGGADLGAILDTHASTRADVTLHLVRVGDPRAFGCVPTDENGRVTAFLEKTQDPPTDQINAGCYVFRREYIEKIPAGRPVSVEREVFPSLLAEGAHVQGHVDASYWRDMGTPEDFVRGSADLVRGIAPSPALPGQRGESLVHSGAGVAPGALLIGGTVVGRGAEVGAGARLDGAVLFDGARVEAGATVERSIIGFGARIGPRALVRDAVIGDGASVGARCELLRGARIWPGVDLPDGGIRFSTDV, encoded by the coding sequence GTGGACACCGCGACGGACGCCGTCATCCTGGTCGGCGGCCAGGGCACCCGGTTGCGTCCGCTGACACTGTCGGCGCCGAAACCGATGCTTCCGGTCGCGGGTCTGCCGTTCCTGCACCACCTGCTGGCCCGGATCGCCGATGCCGGTATCACCCATGTGGTGCTGGGCACGTCGTTCAAGGCGGAGGTCTTCGAGGAGCATTTCGGTGACGGCGCCGACCTCGGCCTCGAACTCGAGTACGTCACCGAGACCGAGCCGCTGGGCACCGGTGGCGGTATCCGCAACGTGCTGCCGAAGCTGCGCGCCGACAATGTCATGGTCTTCAACGGGGATGTCCTGGGCGGCGCCGATCTGGGCGCGATCCTCGACACCCACGCCTCGACCCGCGCCGATGTGACCCTGCATCTGGTCCGGGTCGGCGATCCGCGCGCCTTCGGTTGTGTGCCGACCGACGAGAACGGCCGGGTCACCGCATTCCTGGAGAAGACCCAGGATCCGCCGACCGACCAGATCAACGCCGGGTGCTATGTCTTCCGCCGCGAATACATCGAGAAGATCCCGGCCGGTCGCCCGGTCTCGGTGGAGCGTGAGGTCTTCCCGTCCCTGCTGGCCGAGGGCGCGCACGTGCAGGGGCATGTGGACGCCTCGTACTGGCGCGATATGGGCACCCCGGAGGATTTCGTCCGCGGTTCGGCGGATCTGGTCCGCGGCATCGCGCCCTCTCCGGCGCTGCCGGGTCAGCGCGGTGAGTCGCTGGTGCACTCCGGCGCGGGTGTGGCCCCGGGCGCGCTGCTGATCGGCGGCACGGTCGTCGGTCGTGGCGCCGAGGTCGGCGCGGGCGCCCGGCTGGACGGTGCGGTGCTGTTCGACGGTGCCCGGGTCGAGGCGGGCGCGACGGTCGAGCGGTCGATCATCGGATTCGGTGCCCGCATCGGCCCGCGCGCCCTGGTTCGCGATGCGGTGATCGGTGACGGCGCCAGCGTCGGCGCCCGCTGTGAACTGCTGCGCGGCGCGCGTATCTGGCCGGGTGTCGATCTGCCCGACGGCGGCATCCGCTTCTCCACCGACGTATAG
- a CDS encoding TetR/AcrR family transcriptional regulator: protein MTVQERKERERAQRRQAIIDSARELAESDGWEAVTVRRLADRIEYSQPVLYSHFSGKRAIVSAVAEEGIALLRDVLRAAHEQSDGSPGGAMEAVARAYLQFAIDNPALYDAMCVQDTELPFGPDAPQTLRDCFEELERLFRPLVPEDESGAYTEVFWSALHGMAELDRNSRLRPDLWEQRMHVLMHWANRRVEQR from the coding sequence ATGACGGTTCAGGAACGCAAGGAACGCGAGCGCGCCCAACGTCGGCAGGCGATCATCGACAGTGCGCGTGAACTGGCCGAATCCGATGGCTGGGAGGCGGTGACCGTGCGTCGTCTGGCCGATCGGATCGAATACAGCCAGCCCGTGCTCTACAGCCATTTCTCGGGCAAGCGAGCCATCGTCTCGGCGGTCGCCGAGGAGGGGATCGCCCTGCTCAGAGACGTGTTGCGAGCGGCGCACGAGCAGTCCGACGGTTCACCGGGCGGGGCGATGGAGGCCGTGGCGCGGGCCTATCTGCAATTCGCCATCGACAACCCCGCCCTCTACGACGCGATGTGCGTCCAGGACACCGAACTGCCGTTCGGGCCCGACGCTCCCCAGACGCTGCGCGATTGCTTCGAAGAACTCGAGCGACTGTTCCGCCCGCTCGTCCCGGAAGACGAATCCGGTGCGTACACCGAAGTGTTCTGGAGCGCACTGCACGGGATGGCGGAGTTGGACCGGAACAGCCGCCTGCGCCCCGACCTGTGGGAACAGCGCATGCACGTCCTGATGCACTGGGCGAATCGCCGGGTCGAACAGCGATAG
- a CDS encoding glycosyltransferase family 2 protein gives MAVVTVTYSPGEHLGHFISTLATATDEKPQVILADNGSTDGSPELAAEADEHVTLLRTGGNIGYGGAVNRAVAEIDPDIEFVVIANPDVRWGTDAIDQLLEAARRWPRAGALGPLIHEPDGSIYPSARRVPGLLDGAGHAVLGTVWPGNPWTRRYRQENEDIAERTVGWLSGSCLLVRRAAFDSIDGFDSRYFMYMEDVDFGDRMGKAGWHNVFVPDAEVTHAKGHAAGRHPETMLPAHHASAYRFQADRHPHWWQAPLRWALRAGLAIRCKLAVRSALRERDRAAQQ, from the coding sequence CTGGCCGTGGTCACCGTGACCTACTCGCCGGGTGAACATCTAGGCCATTTCATCAGCACCCTGGCCACGGCGACCGATGAGAAACCGCAGGTGATCCTGGCCGACAACGGTTCCACCGACGGATCCCCGGAACTCGCCGCCGAGGCCGACGAGCACGTCACCCTGCTCCGCACCGGCGGCAACATCGGTTACGGCGGTGCGGTCAACCGCGCGGTCGCCGAGATCGATCCCGACATCGAGTTCGTCGTCATCGCCAATCCGGATGTGCGCTGGGGCACCGATGCCATCGACCAGTTGCTCGAGGCGGCGCGACGCTGGCCGCGCGCCGGGGCGCTGGGCCCGCTGATCCACGAACCCGACGGCAGCATCTACCCCTCCGCCCGCCGGGTTCCCGGCCTGCTCGACGGCGCCGGACACGCGGTACTGGGCACGGTGTGGCCGGGTAACCCCTGGACGCGACGCTACCGGCAGGAGAACGAGGACATCGCCGAGCGGACGGTCGGCTGGCTGTCGGGCTCGTGCCTGCTGGTCCGCCGGGCGGCCTTCGACAGCATCGACGGTTTCGACTCGCGCTACTTCATGTACATGGAGGACGTCGACTTCGGCGACCGGATGGGCAAGGCCGGGTGGCACAACGTCTTCGTCCCGGACGCCGAGGTGACGCACGCGAAGGGACATGCGGCCGGACGGCATCCGGAGACGATGTTGCCCGCGCACCACGCCTCCGCCTATCGTTTCCAGGCCGACCGCCATCCGCACTGGTGGCAGGCCCCGCTGCGCTGGGCGTTGCGGGCCGGACTTGCGATTCGCTGCAAACTTGCGGTTCGATCCGCACTGCGCGAACGCGATCGCGCCGCGCAACAGTAG